The sequence TAATGCTTGAACAtgaacaaaattttaataaagctaaaaaatCCCACATTTGGCTTCatgtaaatgtttcaaaatatagtgtcattttttatcttttataagtACATTTTATGTCCACATGGTCAAATTATTTAAGGTTCCTACTGAGAAGCATAACAATTTAACTTGATAATAACAGAATACAATAAAGAGCTCTTTTTACAGctttaatatatactatttttatactttacagGGAAAGTCCAGATGTGCTTTAGGTTTTGAGATGAAAGTGATATACCAGgcaaaaagtacaaaaaggtaaaaagaaacatttgaaaatcaTTTACAATTTAACTTCTTATCcattttactacattactactttcAATAAGTgaagagtaataataataaaaaaaataaccttacAAATCTCAAGTACAGAACTGAgggaatgtaaaaataataaatagtatttgcCTAGAAGAAATCATTCAGCTACTCTCTGACATAAGAAaccaaaagtttatttatttttattcagcagggagcCATTTCATATTGCCTTAGTAAGCTCAAAAAGATACAATGCTTTGATTAAATATGAATGCTAAACAAATCCTTGTACTTGGAAGTACAAGGCTCTTGCATAAGTAGTCACTTAAAAAAACAAGGGATCACAGTTGATGTACTTTAGTTTTCTGCAAGAAGAGACACGTAAAGCCACTCATCAGACAGTAGAATCAGCTCTCTCCACATCTCAGGCTTTTGATTTCTTTCCCTAAGATCTTCTTCATCCTCTTTTTATCAGTTTTTCTTGGAGGCTCTCCATCTGATTGGCACCGGTTTCAGCTCCTGGGTTTTCATTCAGTTTATCATGGCcctgaaacaaaacattttttgatatttaaaatcgTCTGTGCTCAAAATGCACTTAGCCTGTCTAACATTTTGTGCATTTACATTCTAAATACACTGCTCTGCATTTTTAGCTGAAGTACAAAGTTATAATTCTTTTGGTTGATTGATAGGAAAGGCCTTCTTAAGCAGTTGGCTGACCTGTGCTCCATTACGCTCACTGTAGGGATCTTCTTCACTTTCTTCCTCTTCTGCTCTCTTCTGTCTGTCATGCACTGAGTCATCAAGAGTCTAATGGATGTTGCAGTGGGGATGATGGGAACAAGTCATTTTTCATGTAGCATTTTGTATCACTTCCTCAGCACACCAGTCTATCAATGCCTGTATTCCCTCACCTCATCCTCTACATTGTCCTCATATTGCTCATCCAGCTGGTCTTCTTGCTGCTCGGGATTGCCTGCCACCTATTAATATAGTGCATCAGTAATCTGCTTATCGTTCCATACCAGTGGGTTGATTTACTTTAAACTTAGACGAGTTGATACGTACCTCTctcgtctcagtgcgtgcactcaaTCACTGTAGCGTGTGGCGCCACTATGCTTGAgtttagcttagcaccatttattccttaggatccaaacagggatgaatttagaagctaccaaacacttccatgttttcccgATACATACATTATAGTCATCATTTTTATCCGCTTAGGAAATCCCCACCGTTTATTTTGTCACCATACTTACTTCTGTAACTACTTCTTAACTGTaatctttaaatagggaaaacatggaagtgtttggtagcttctaaattcatccctgtttggatcctaaggaatgaatgtTGCTAAGCTAAACGCTAGCATAGTGGCACCACGCGCTACAGTGATTgagtttttatacagtctatggtatcaactcgtctaagttgagggaagaacatagtggaatatggaaaaatgGTGGCATTTTCctttaatgaaaaacatcataattcaaaaatttgggattgttaggttttttgaaagaagtcctttatgcttgccaaggctgcatttgtttgatcaaaaatacagtaaaaactgtaatactttgaaatattattataatttaaaataactgcttttattttaatatattttaaaacgtgaTTTATTCCTATGATCAGCATCATTACTGGGTGTCacagtgtcttcagtgtcacatgatccttcagaaatccttctaatatgctgatttggtgatcaagaaacatttcttgttatcaatgttgaaacagtttttttttatatgaaccatgatattttcagaattctttggtcaactgaacattaaaaaaaaatcagcatttattttaaatatatttttttgtgacaatgtaaaaggcattacagtcagttttgatcagtttaatgtgtcctttctgaataaaattcatttctttaaaaaaaatcatcttactgaccccaaatgtttgaacagcagtgtatattcaATATTgccaaataatgataaattaaaaaaattaatcaaacttgTACAAATGTCAGAGGTCAGTATCACTTCAGACTTTATTCCATGAATAATATAAGAGGAGCTTGTCTGTATCCTTCTTGTTAACTCACCACAAGCTGCTCATCCTCTTCAGGCCTGATCTTATTCGCATTGCTCTTGTACTCGGTTTCTTCTTCTGCCTCTTCAAATTCATCTTCGTTCTGGTTGTTGGCCTCATTCACAGAGTTCAAGTTTTTTTCTCCTATCCCCTGCTCAAATGAGTCATTTCAAGAGAGAATAAGTCATTAATAGAAATCATAAACTTCAAATGATATCATTTCCTGtgataaaattttaaagaaattgtaaTTTGCACTTCAAAGTCAAATAACTGAGCTTTTCGAGAAATAATACAGAGAAAGCGCAGCCACAGTGTTTACGCCACACTGCCTTGATgttattgaataattaatttatgaCTCTGCATGCAATTTGTCATTCACTCGGTGTGTAAGTCGTCCGGATCAGTTTTTTTCCTCTCTACATGTGACACAGATCTAATTTCTGAACAACAGCATAAACAAACATTGATCTTTTCAAATCTGTTTCAGGTCTCTTTCATTTCTGATCATGCAGTTCTTActgcaaaaaggaaaatttgcaaATGCAGACCAAAAAAAGACACTGagacaatatataaaataaaatacacactgcATTATCAGACACACCTTTTTGTGCTTTTGCATCTCCTTTTCATCTTCTCGTCCAGCCATAACATGGTGTGATTGCACAGCATTCTCTGTAtttcaacagaaataaaaactatacagtaaaaagtatttttcaaagctgtaaaaaaaaactgattattgttttacaagaaaaaactaCTTTAGGTTATCTACTttgaaatttcatgtttaatttatatgtaatttgtgaaatttaaccGCAATttcatgggtaaaaaaaataaataaattcagtataaTAACAtcagtgttttaatttaaatgttgtcAATTCAAATCTCAGCTTGGTAGCACTTTGGACTTTTGTGCTAGAACCCTTAACTTCATGAAATACAGTGGAATCAGAAAAAGCCAATACCTGCCACAAAATTATCCGTCCTTACCAGCAATAACTGTATCCAAAGCCTCAAAGTGTACTTTGGTTCTGTGAAGTggctctgtctgtgtctgtttccCGGGGCTTTGGCTTAGCGTGTTGCGAGGGTTAATGCCCAGCTCTTCTGGGTTTGATAAGGAATGTTCCAGCACTGCCTTTTTCCCCTTATCCTCTCCTCCTCTATCCTTTGATGTGCTTCTCTCCTCTTTCTTGCCGTTTCCCTCAGTAAAAATATCAATTTGCCGAGGCTGCTTCATTGCCACTTTGGTCGCATTGTTATTTTCAATTTCCAACACACCTTGAGGGGATAACCCTTTTCCATTTTCCTCATATCCTTCCACCTGTGAAGGAGAAACATCCGTTTGACCAAAGTGTGGTGTGGCCTGATGATAAGACACTTGCATTAGCCACAgtcacacatttacattattagGTTATGTGAGTCATCTCATCCTGGAGTTGACAAACTAGCCAAAATGGCCTTTGAATATATACTTCAACTGCAATAGGAAGtgagaataatttaaaaaaagaattaaggcTTAATCCATTTGTGACGCGAGAGTGTGAACAGCACACATTCATGTCTACAGTAGGCTAATCCATAGGCTTCCTTACTAATAAAAGCAAAAAGCCAAATAGTAAATGTGTTAACGTTGTATGTTACATTTCCTTCTGTACCTGAATGGGCTTATTATGCAGCTCCTCATTTAGGCGCTCTACTGTCTTCAGTATATAGCTGCGGGTGCGTTCAGTTGCAAATTTATCAATTTTAGCATCTCGGCCTGTACTGGATGCTTTATTGCGATTCTCCTTTAATCGCCTCAGCTCTTCCACCTGAAGCTTTATTCAAACATTGAATTAGGATGAAATTAAAATTTCTCAAGTGATACTTTGTACTGCATAGATTGGGTAATGAAAGTCAAATAGTATGAGAGCTGACTCTATGAGAGAAAGATGCAAACTCAGCACAGAGactgtaaaacataaattaaatacacaGCTAAGGAGAAAATGTACtgaatttataatgttatatattctaaccttcataaataattgttataaaataGATTCCTCagttttatttgagaaaaatgttttatgcagCATGACACTATAATTTCTACAATGCACGGTGAGGAAGAATAAGTCGTTTACATGTTAGAATGTGTCACAGTGGCATATTAGAgtgctgtgaaaaagtttttaaaattgtttgaaatttgtctgaatcttttaagtgtgacaaatatgaaaacaaaacaaaaaaacagaaagggggcaaaaactttttcacaacaCTATATATCAGGTCAGCTATAATGTcagtattaaaatgttaatagcAGGCAAACATGCATCACTCACACATGGTCAAATGCCAGGGTGACACATCTGAAGTATTTACAGCTTGAGGTGGCCTAAGGCAAAGAAAAAGATCAACCATAATACGAGACTTAAGACATGCTTAAGATGTAAACATTGCTAGGCAGGTGTTTCCAACAAACTTAACTCCATTTCACATCTCTCTTCACATTTCAGCTGTCTTTGTAGGGTGAGATGGCATGAAATGAGATTAGAGCATGATTAGTAGGTTAAAAAGTTTAGGGTCAATAAAAATctttgagagaaaaaacaaaaatgggtgcattaggatgcattaaactgatccaaagcaacagtaaagacattttacatgtttccaaaattaataagtaaatgatttctgaaaggatcatgtgacactgaagactggagtaatggctgctgaaaaatcagctttgccagctttgtaatgatatttaacaatattgctctttttactgtatttatctaacaaatgcagcctttgtgagcataagagacctctttaaaaacataaaaaatcttacaaaccccaaacttttaacagTTAATTTAGCTTGATCATACAAtcacaaacataaaatgtgttttcttaaaTTAATAGCAAACACAGTATATTAAATGTTAGTATCAGGATACCCagcaatcaatttttattttatttgccaatttgtttttgaatttgttaAAGGTGTTGCAGTGGCAGAATGTGATTGACTTCAAGCTTGATACACACAAACTTAAAGCAGTTGTCATGACTGTGTGTTACCTCGGCGGCAACAAGTGCATTTTTATGGTCTTGTAATGTGAGTGAGAGATGATCTTTTGAAGCTTGCAGGTTCTTGTGCTGTTCCTGAAATGTTGAGGaagaaataaataactgtaatttcaGTGATGTTTAGAACAGTAAAAGTCTTGGTTTTAGGATTGCAAACTGAACAGCAAtacagtagtcagcatttgaagtggatcgaAAAAAGTTGTCCAAGTTGTCCTaacaaaagaacacattttggttttcggttttaggacaactttgatgaaaggttttgaaccacttcaaatgttgactagtataTTCCCTGTCCTTAACTGAACTACTACATGCAAATTCAAACTTCCTTGAAACTCTAATCACATAATGCATCACAGAATCCTTTGTAGTTTCTCTGACCTGCACATCAAGTAACTGTGTGTAGATGTCCTGATGAGCTTTCCGCAGCTGACTGTTCTCCGCTTGAAGGTTGTACATATTCTCTACAAGGAGGAAATCTGGTGATGAAAGACTCTAGCAAATGTATGTGGTCAGGGGCATTTTATATGGCTGGAAATGGATTTGGTCTGAGCCTTAAACCTGATTACTCTGAATACATACAAGAGTAGCACACAGATTCACCTTTCAGTCTGGAAATTTCAACCTCCTTCTCCCTCTGCAGATTGTCTATTTCCAACCTGTGCTCATCCAGAGCACGTTCATGATCCTGCCCTTGATTTTGGTGCTTCTCTTGAAGTTCATAGTATTGCATCTTCAAGTCTTCATGCTGGGACTGATTTAGTGGTATGCAAACggaatgaaattattatatttaacattgtCTACAATGAAAATACCATAACTAGTTTATCAAAAACTTCCATTATTCCATCTCACCTTCAGTATTTGATGCTCTGTCTGCAGAGCATTCAGTCGATAGGTTGATTCTTGCTGTCAGGTCAAACAAACCTGTAAGTTATTATGCATCCACAACAGCTAACAGCAGCTCTATCATGTTTATACATCATTAGTAATCAAAACACCATAAGTTTTAAATTACCTTTTCTTTGTTGAGGGCCTTCTGTGATTCCCGCTTAAACACAAGCAAATCTATGATGTATTGACAATCAATAGAGGCTTAAAAACAAACGTGATGCAGAATGCATTCAGCACAACCTGGACTCATTATCATTCATTATCTATCATCATTATCAAATCGCATCCAGATTAAGTGGGTTGTGTATATCAGGAAATCAATTATTGTGCAAATGAACAGGACATTACCCTCTTCAGCCTTCTTATGCTCAAGTCTTTCTTTCTGGAGGGATTTCTCTAATTTAGAATGATGCTCATATACCactgaaaagagaaagaaaaatattattttttatataaaaagttcaTTTGTATATATTCAATTTCTTTTACGCAAGATATGTTTTCTTTTGGACAAAAATGTGATATGGACTTGACAGGTTTTATGAGATTCACCTTGATATAATGAACACTATAATCTGGCACAGAGAGGTGAAAATCCTCAGTGTAGTGTAACCCAATTTTTGTCAAAGGACCCCATTCAAAAGCTTAGGCagaaagcactgccatcaagtgaAAGCAAATAAGTATTCTCAAGGAATCTTGTTCACAAGAAAATCTTGATGCTGTTCTGATGCGTGTCAATTATTATGCACCAACTATTAGGCTTGGATAAGAGGAATTAACAAAACAGgccaaaacattttcaaaagaaatcTCCGGAGGCATGCATCAGATATCTCAAAACAATCAGATAAGCCCTATTCAAACATCTAATACAAAGTGCCTTCGCTGTAGgatctttttcattcattttctaccTTGCAGCTGCGCAGAAAGTGACTCTTGATGCTGCTGGTACTTCAAAGCCGTCGCCTCAGTCTTTTTCAGCTCTTTATGCATCTCATATGAGATCATGAAGGCGTACAACGTCCCGCAGACGAAGATGAGAAGtaggaaagactgaaatattcTTCGCTGTCGTCTCGAACAAATTCCTTTCCCCATCCTTTCCTCCTCTTCTTGAGTAGACAGTAAAGACTATGTGCCATCCGATTCTTCTTCAGTAACGTAAATGTTTAGGAATGCCACAATGATCcgtctgtttaatttttttctcctcGCGATGCTGTCCCTTTAATGGACGCACCAGTTGATTTCTCCTAGACTTCTCGAGTTAGCCCTAATTATAGGCTACTTATCCCTTACGGAAAAAATAAGTCCGACTAATGGCTATGAATTGGCTTTTTCAAAACTTTCATACGTGTCATTCACAAAGGACTATCATTATTGTGAGTTTGTTCTAACCAACTCCTCCCTTTTGAGTACAGTGCCACCCAGAGGCCAGTGCGCTGACATACATTTACTTCGGTTACTGTACTCAAAAGAGATTAATGTGCATCAGAAATCCATCCAAAATATGACATATTCTTATAAAAGAGTGTTTTTCTCACCTAGGGgcacaaatatttattatatgttttctGAAAGTCATTAGGCTACAACTTCTACCACATAAATTCCACCACATTCAGATAGGCCtaaactattgtttttattagcgTTTTGGGGTGAAGAAATAtggtaaagttttaaatatggccgaagtgaaatgtaaatgtataggctaatttattaaaaaaaactactaattcataacattattttatgtaggTACACaactgaacaatatttccacaattctttcacaatttgagaaaataattagcctacaaacaaaaaacaattgtgtTTTATTCTCATTTCTGGCTACTACAAATTAAAATTCATGAAATTCAGATGAAAAACTTGCTCGGATAGTAAATATAAACTGACAGAAGGCAATCTGCTGAGACTAGTTTTGCTAGTTTTGTCATTTAACTTTTATGAACATGATTGCAAATCATAAACCAGATGTTTGTAGTGTAAATTGCTCGGatagtaaatataaagtattttcttatttttttgttttgtgagtttGAAGTTTGAATAGTATGATTCTAGTAAATTTGAACTTT is a genomic window of Cyprinus carpio isolate SPL01 chromosome B2, ASM1834038v1, whole genome shotgun sequence containing:
- the LOC109072828 gene encoding Golgi integral membrane protein 4-like isoform X3, translating into MGKGICSRRQRRIFQSFLLLIFVCGTLYAFMISYEMHKELKKTEATALKYQQHQESLSAQLQVVYEHHSKLEKSLQKERLEHKKAEEDLLVFKRESQKALNKEKQESTYRLNALQTEHQILKSQHEDLKMQYYELQEKHQNQGQDHERALDEHRLEIDNLQREKEVEISRLKENMYNLQAENSQLRKAHQDIYTQLLDVQEQHKNLQASKDHLSLTLQDHKNALVAAELQVEELRRLKENRNKASSTGRDAKIDKFATERTRSYILKTVERLNEELHNKPIQVEGYEENGKGLSPQGVLEIENNNATKVAMKQPRQIDIFTEGNGKKEERSTSKDRGGEDKGKKAVLEHSLSNPEELGINPRNTLSQSPGKQTQTEPLHRTKVHFEALDTVIAENAVQSHHVMAGREDEKEMQKHKKGIGEKNLNSVNEANNQNEDEFEEAEEETEYKSNANKIRPEEDEQLVGHDKLNENPGAETGANQMESLQEKLIKRG
- the LOC109072828 gene encoding Golgi integral membrane protein 4-like isoform X4, translated to MGKGICSRRQRRIFQSFLLLIFVCGTLYAFMISYEMHKELKKTEATALKYQQHQESLSAQLQVVYEHHSKLEKSLQKERLEHKKAEEDLLVFKRESQKALNKEKQESTYRLNALQTEHQILKSQHEDLKMQYYELQEKHQNQGQDHERALDEHRLEIDNLQREKEVEISRLKENMYNLQAENSQLRKAHQDIYTQLLDVQEQHKNLQASKDHLSLTLQDHKNALVAAEVEGYEENGKGLSPQGVLEIENNNATKVAMKQPRQIDIFTEGNGKKEERSTSKDRGGEDKGKKAVLEHSLSNPEELGINPRNTLSQSPGKQTQTEPLHRTKVHFEALDTVIAENAVQSHHVMAGREDEKEMQKHKKGIGEKNLNSVNEANNQNEDEFEEAEEETEYKSNANKIRPEEDEQLVVAGNPEQQEDQLDEQYEDNVEDETLDDSVHDRQKRAEEEESEEDPYSERNGAQGHDKLNENPGAETGANQMESLQEKLIKRG
- the LOC109072828 gene encoding Golgi integral membrane protein 4-like isoform X1, encoding MGKGICSRRQRRIFQSFLLLIFVCGTLYAFMISYEMHKELKKTEATALKYQQHQESLSAQLQVVYEHHSKLEKSLQKERLEHKKAEEDLLVFKRESQKALNKEKQESTYRLNALQTEHQILKSQHEDLKMQYYELQEKHQNQGQDHERALDEHRLEIDNLQREKEVEISRLKENMYNLQAENSQLRKAHQDIYTQLLDVQEQHKNLQASKDHLSLTLQDHKNALVAAELQVEELRRLKENRNKASSTGRDAKIDKFATERTRSYILKTVERLNEELHNKPIQVEGYEENGKGLSPQGVLEIENNNATKVAMKQPRQIDIFTEGNGKKEERSTSKDRGGEDKGKKAVLEHSLSNPEELGINPRNTLSQSPGKQTQTEPLHRTKVHFEALDTVIAENAVQSHHVMAGREDEKEMQKHKKGIGEKNLNSVNEANNQNEDEFEEAEEETEYKSNANKIRPEEDEQLVVAGNPEQQEDQLDEQYEDNVEDETLDDSVHDRQKRAEEEESEEDPYSERNGAQGHDKLNENPGAETGANQMESLQEKLIKRG
- the LOC109072828 gene encoding Golgi integral membrane protein 4-like isoform X2, with the protein product MGKGICSRRQRRIFQSFLLLIFVCGTLYAFMISYEMHKELKKTEATALKYQQHQESLSAQLQVVYEHHSKLEKSLQKERLEHKKAEEDLLVFKRESQKALNKEKQESTYRLNALQTEHQILKSQHEDLKMQYYELQEKHQNQGQDHERALDEHRLEIDNLQREKEVEISRLKENMYNLQAENSQLRKAHQDIYTQLLDVQEQHKNLQASKDHLSLTLQDHKNALVAAELQVEELRRLKENRNKASSTGRDAKIDKFATERTRSYILKTVERLNEELHNKPIQVEGYEENGKGLSPQGVLEIENNNATKVAMKQPRQIDIFTEGNGKKEERSTSKDRGGEDKGKKAVLEHSLSNPEELGINPRNTLSQSPGKQTQTEPLHRTKVHFEALDTVIAENAVQSHHVMAGREDEKEMQKHKKGIGEKNLNSVNEANNQNEDEFEEAEEETEYKSNANKIRPEEDEQLVVAGNPEQQEDQLDEQYEDNVEDEGHDKLNENPGAETGANQMESLQEKLIKRG
- the LOC109072828 gene encoding Golgi integral membrane protein 4-like isoform X5 is translated as MQYYELQEKHQNQGQDHERALDEHRLEIDNLQREKEVEISRLKENMYNLQAENSQLRKAHQDIYTQLLDVQEQHKNLQASKDHLSLTLQDHKNALVAAELQVEELRRLKENRNKASSTGRDAKIDKFATERTRSYILKTVERLNEELHNKPIQVEGYEENGKGLSPQGVLEIENNNATKVAMKQPRQIDIFTEGNGKKEERSTSKDRGGEDKGKKAVLEHSLSNPEELGINPRNTLSQSPGKQTQTEPLHRTKVHFEALDTVIAENAVQSHHVMAGREDEKEMQKHKKGIGEKNLNSVNEANNQNEDEFEEAEEETEYKSNANKIRPEEDEQLVVAGNPEQQEDQLDEQYEDNVEDETLDDSVHDRQKRAEEEESEEDPYSERNGAQGHDKLNENPGAETGANQMESLQEKLIKRG